A part of Prolixibacteraceae bacterium genomic DNA contains:
- a CDS encoding Nif3-like dinuclear metal center hexameric protein — protein MIKIQQIIDTIEAVAPLHLQESYDNAGLIIGDPNQEVKQAIITLDVTEDILDEAIATGSDIVIAHHPIVFSGLKKINGKNMVERCVQKAIKNDIAIYASHTNLDSVWGGVNSKIADKIGLINQQILRPNYNPIFKFTTFIPKTHIDQVIEKLSEKGFGRIGNYDSCSFTTEGTGQFRPLDGAKPYIGQTDQLEKVQEIRFECTLKSTELTAFIQTLKDAHPYEEVAYDIIETTQKEATSGLGMVGDLPEAINTQTFLQQLSDTFEIPVIKHSNICHEKIQKVALCGGAGSSFLKDAIKHKADIYITGDVKYHDFFNAEEKIIFADIGHFESEQFTKEVFYEILTKKIPNFAVRMSAISSNAVNYYIGKS, from the coding sequence ATGATCAAGATACAGCAGATAATTGATACCATAGAAGCCGTAGCTCCACTACATCTACAGGAGTCATACGACAATGCCGGGTTAATCATTGGCGACCCCAACCAAGAGGTAAAACAAGCTATTATCACCCTAGATGTAACCGAAGATATTCTCGACGAAGCCATCGCTACAGGGTCTGACATAGTTATTGCCCACCATCCGATAGTATTCTCTGGTCTGAAGAAGATCAATGGAAAAAACATGGTAGAGAGGTGCGTCCAAAAGGCCATCAAAAATGATATCGCAATCTATGCCTCCCACACCAATCTAGACTCTGTTTGGGGAGGAGTAAACAGTAAGATAGCAGATAAGATAGGCTTAATCAACCAACAAATTCTTCGACCTAACTATAACCCAATATTCAAATTCACCACCTTCATCCCGAAGACACATATCGATCAAGTTATCGAGAAACTATCAGAAAAAGGCTTTGGTAGAATTGGGAACTACGACAGTTGTAGTTTCACCACGGAAGGTACAGGTCAATTTCGACCTCTTGATGGAGCAAAACCATACATTGGACAAACAGACCAATTGGAAAAAGTGCAAGAGATTCGTTTTGAATGCACCCTTAAATCAACTGAGCTAACCGCTTTCATCCAAACACTCAAAGATGCACATCCATACGAAGAGGTCGCTTACGACATCATCGAAACCACCCAGAAAGAAGCGACATCTGGATTAGGAATGGTGGGAGATCTACCTGAAGCAATCAACACCCAAACATTTCTCCAACAGCTTAGTGACACATTTGAAATTCCAGTGATTAAACACTCCAATATATGTCATGAAAAGATCCAAAAGGTAGCACTTTGTGGAGGTGCTGGAAGTAGTTTCCTCAAGGACGCAATAAAACATAAAGCAGATATCTATATTACTGGAGATGTCAAATACCACGATTTCTTCAATGCCGAAGAGAAGATAATCTTCGCAGACATCGGACATTTTGAGAGTGAACAGTTTACTAAAGAGGTTTTTTATGAAATACTTACAAAAAAAATCCCTAACTTTGCAGTTCGAATGTCGGCAATTTCATCTAATGCAGTGAACTACTACATCGGAAAGTCGTAA
- a CDS encoding MerR family transcriptional regulator: protein MKDLKTYYSIGEVAEMFNVNVSLIRYWSNTFKQIQPHTNKKGNRLFTPKDLETLKLVYHFVKEKGMTLKGAQQKLKEQYQGEDPNLEVISRLLKIKEQLVNLRDQLDKKESNDQDTADN from the coding sequence ATGAAAGATTTAAAGACGTATTATTCTATTGGTGAGGTAGCAGAGATGTTCAATGTAAATGTCTCTCTTATACGTTATTGGTCCAATACGTTTAAACAGATACAACCACACACCAATAAAAAAGGGAATCGACTTTTCACTCCTAAAGATCTCGAAACTTTAAAGCTCGTCTACCACTTCGTTAAAGAGAAAGGAATGACTCTAAAAGGGGCACAACAAAAGCTAAAAGAGCAATACCAAGGAGAAGATCCCAACCTTGAAGTCATCAGTCGACTTCTTAAAATCAAAGAACAACTCGTAAACCTACGAGATCAACTAGACAAAAAAGAGAGTAATGATCAAGATACAGCAGATAATTGA
- a CDS encoding M23 family metallopeptidase, giving the protein MANDNYRFNPETLSYDKVEINFKERAKKIASFLGTSFLFALVISFLTTKLLQSSKEIDLIKENDNLKHQFVLMNKDMKQMSGILKDIQYRDNNIYRVVFEAEPIPSKLQQVNFDDINKFAELSSVDDQKLVDETTAKINTLYKQLYIQSKSYDEVLDMALNKEKMLTCIPSIQPVANKDLKRVASGWGIRFDPIYKIPKFHYGMDFAAPIGTEIFSTGNGKVTKVIKSKVGYGLHVLVDHGFGYETLYAHMSKFNVKKGQKVHRGDVIGYVGSTGKSTGPHLHYEVHKNKRAVNPQNFYFQDLTPEEYEKMIEYSSNMGQSFD; this is encoded by the coding sequence ATGGCCAATGATAATTATAGGTTTAATCCAGAAACGCTAAGCTACGATAAGGTAGAAATCAATTTTAAGGAACGTGCAAAGAAAATTGCTTCATTCCTTGGAACTAGTTTCCTCTTTGCCCTAGTTATATCCTTTCTGACCACAAAACTCTTACAGTCAAGCAAAGAGATAGACCTTATCAAGGAAAATGACAATCTAAAACATCAGTTTGTTTTAATGAATAAGGATATGAAACAGATGTCCGGCATTCTTAAAGACATTCAATATAGAGACAACAACATCTACCGTGTTGTTTTCGAAGCAGAACCTATACCATCAAAACTTCAGCAAGTCAATTTTGACGACATCAATAAATTTGCTGAACTCTCTAGTGTGGATGATCAAAAACTTGTGGACGAAACAACAGCAAAGATAAATACACTCTACAAACAGCTATACATTCAATCTAAAAGCTATGACGAAGTACTCGACATGGCGCTCAACAAAGAGAAGATGTTAACCTGTATTCCATCAATACAGCCTGTAGCCAATAAAGATCTTAAAAGAGTTGCATCTGGTTGGGGTATACGATTTGACCCAATTTATAAAATTCCGAAATTCCATTATGGAATGGACTTTGCGGCACCTATTGGCACTGAAATTTTCTCCACAGGAAATGGAAAAGTAACCAAAGTGATTAAGAGTAAAGTAGGATATGGGCTTCACGTCTTAGTTGATCATGGATTTGGTTATGAAACGCTGTATGCTCATATGAGTAAATTCAATGTCAAGAAAGGTCAAAAAGTACATAGAGGAGATGTAATTGGATATGTTGGAAGTACAGGAAAATCGACAGGTCCACACCTTCACTACGAAGTACATAAGAACAAAAGAGCTGTAAACCCTCAAAACTTCTACTTCCAGGATTTAACCCCAGAGGAGTACGAAAAGATGATCGAATACTCTTCGAACATGGGACAGTCATTTGACTAA
- the alaS gene encoding alanine--tRNA ligase, which produces MNSKEIRQTFLDFFASKGHEIVPSAPMVVKNDPTLMFTNAGMNQFKDIFLGNSAAKSSRVADTQKCLRVSGKHNDLEEVGHDTYHHTMFEMLGNWSFGDYFKEDAINWAWELLVEKFGVPADRLYVTVYEGSKEDGVSFDQGAYDLWENHLPASRIINGNKKDNFWEMGETGPCGPCSEIHIDIRSDEDRAKVDGLDLVNQDHPQVIEIWNLVFMQYNRKADGSLEPLPKTHVDTGMGFERLCMVLQGKQSNYDTDLFTPLIGKLEALSGKKYGEDEKVDIAMRVISDHIRTVAFAIADAQLPSNNKAGYVIRRILRRAVRYGYTFLGFRKAFMFELVDNLSEEMGEAFPEIVQQKDLIMKVTKEEEDAFLRTLETGIRLLDRIVKESETTGDKVVKGTVAFELYDTYGFPLDLTELIARENDMGVDIAGFNEAMEVQKSRSRNAASQELSDWTFVSDEMDSQFVGYDATTTALHILRYRQVKQKKKSFYQVVFDVTPFYGESGGQVGDTGYIEVDNTKYSVVDTKKENNLTVHIMETLPENVEAQFVGVVDMDARLAIANNHTATHILDHALRRVLGTHVEQKGSLVTAENLRFDFSHFQKVTDEELIQIQQVANEMIRANFSQEEFRSIPMSEAEKMGAIALFGEKYGDDVRVIKFGESIELCGGTHTASTGQIGSLVVVSESSISAGVRRIEAITAKRAEAYHEEQSAILKEVKALLNNPKDVATALQNLLDEQVATAKMIESFQKEAAQKVKRELLASVKEVNGMNLIEGIVAVDSAGSLKDIAFQLKGELDNLCFIVGADLGGKPNLTVMISDNLVKDKGLNAGQIIREVAKKIQGGGGGQPFFATAGGKNVAGLPEAIADAVAIVCK; this is translated from the coding sequence GTGAATTCAAAAGAGATTAGGCAGACCTTTTTAGACTTTTTTGCTTCAAAAGGACATGAGATTGTGCCATCGGCACCGATGGTGGTAAAAAACGATCCGACGTTGATGTTTACCAATGCTGGGATGAACCAATTTAAGGATATCTTTCTAGGTAACTCCGCCGCCAAATCTTCTAGAGTCGCCGATACCCAAAAATGTTTGCGCGTTTCTGGAAAACATAACGATTTGGAAGAGGTAGGCCATGACACCTACCACCATACCATGTTTGAAATGCTAGGGAATTGGTCTTTTGGAGATTACTTCAAAGAAGATGCCATTAACTGGGCATGGGAACTGTTGGTTGAAAAATTTGGTGTTCCTGCCGATCGTCTTTATGTAACGGTTTATGAAGGATCGAAAGAGGATGGTGTCTCTTTTGACCAAGGCGCATATGATCTATGGGAGAATCATCTTCCTGCATCTCGCATTATCAATGGAAATAAGAAAGATAATTTCTGGGAAATGGGAGAGACAGGTCCTTGTGGTCCATGTTCGGAGATTCATATTGATATTCGTTCGGATGAGGATAGAGCGAAAGTCGATGGTTTGGATTTGGTGAACCAAGATCATCCTCAAGTGATTGAGATTTGGAACTTGGTTTTCATGCAATATAACCGCAAAGCAGATGGATCGTTAGAGCCTCTTCCTAAAACCCATGTGGATACTGGAATGGGATTTGAGCGTCTTTGTATGGTGTTGCAAGGAAAGCAATCAAATTATGATACAGATTTGTTTACTCCACTTATTGGCAAGCTAGAGGCTCTGTCGGGTAAGAAATATGGAGAAGATGAGAAGGTGGATATCGCGATGCGTGTTATTAGTGACCACATACGTACGGTTGCTTTTGCTATTGCAGATGCACAGTTACCTTCAAATAATAAAGCGGGGTATGTTATTCGTCGTATCTTGCGTCGTGCGGTACGTTACGGTTATACGTTCCTTGGATTTAGAAAAGCTTTCATGTTTGAGTTGGTGGACAACCTATCTGAAGAGATGGGAGAAGCTTTCCCTGAGATCGTTCAACAGAAGGATCTTATCATGAAGGTTACCAAAGAGGAGGAAGATGCTTTCTTGAGAACACTAGAGACTGGTATTCGTCTGTTAGATCGTATTGTGAAAGAGTCTGAAACTACTGGTGATAAGGTGGTAAAAGGAACTGTTGCATTCGAACTTTATGACACTTATGGTTTCCCATTGGACTTGACCGAGTTAATCGCTCGTGAAAATGACATGGGGGTGGATATTGCCGGTTTTAATGAGGCAATGGAAGTACAAAAGAGTAGATCACGTAATGCAGCTTCTCAGGAGCTTTCGGATTGGACTTTTGTAAGCGATGAGATGGATTCTCAGTTTGTCGGATATGATGCAACTACAACAGCATTGCATATCTTGCGTTACAGACAAGTAAAACAGAAAAAGAAATCATTCTATCAAGTGGTATTTGATGTGACTCCTTTTTATGGTGAGTCCGGAGGACAGGTAGGTGATACAGGATATATTGAGGTGGATAACACCAAGTATAGTGTGGTAGATACCAAAAAGGAGAATAACCTAACGGTACATATCATGGAGACACTTCCTGAGAATGTGGAAGCACAATTTGTAGGCGTGGTGGACATGGATGCTCGTTTGGCTATTGCAAATAACCATACGGCGACTCATATTCTAGATCATGCTTTACGTAGAGTGTTAGGTACACATGTGGAGCAAAAAGGATCGTTGGTTACAGCAGAGAATTTGCGTTTCGACTTTTCTCATTTCCAGAAAGTGACAGATGAAGAGTTGATTCAGATTCAGCAGGTGGCAAATGAGATGATTCGTGCCAACTTCTCTCAAGAAGAGTTTCGTTCTATTCCTATGAGTGAAGCTGAAAAGATGGGTGCGATAGCGCTATTTGGCGAGAAGTATGGAGATGATGTCCGTGTGATTAAGTTCGGTGAGAGTATTGAGCTTTGTGGTGGTACACATACTGCTTCTACAGGACAGATTGGTTCTTTGGTTGTGGTATCTGAATCGTCAATTTCGGCAGGTGTTCGTCGTATTGAAGCTATTACGGCTAAGAGGGCAGAGGCTTACCACGAAGAGCAATCAGCGATTCTGAAAGAGGTGAAAGCACTACTTAATAATCCAAAGGATGTGGCCACTGCGCTTCAGAACTTGTTGGATGAACAAGTGGCTACGGCTAAGATGATTGAGTCGTTTCAGAAAGAAGCGGCCCAGAAGGTGAAGAGAGAGCTATTGGCTTCTGTGAAAGAGGTGAACGGAATGAACCTGATTGAAGGTATTGTTGCTGTGGATTCTGCAGGATCATTGAAAGATATTGCTTTCCAATTAAAAGGGGAGCTTGATAATCTTTGTTTTATTGTGGGAGCAGATCTTGGTGGAAAACCAAACTTGACAGTGATGATTTCTGATAATTTGGTGAAAGATAAAGGTCTTAATGCAGGTCAGATTATCCGTGAAGTAGCTAAGAAAATCCAAGGTGGTGGAGGCGGTCAGCCTTTCTTTGCAACCGCAGGTGGTAAGAATGTAGCTGGATTACCAGAAGCTATTGCAGATGCAGTAGCCATTGTTTGTAAGTAA
- a CDS encoding SEC-C domain-containing protein, whose protein sequence is MDKKSAFEILDSQRYGIPYDAIRYLQNLENDTEVSLQIIERIKRAYNEDVILGNSSTQTYHAALWYAVVAEKHLSLELTEWIAKLYSTEAIPDWDMLNEQLLYLVGATSSHFQEAVDRYLDAIKKALTIEDPKPPYMYLYEAAFYITTEEQQKKVLALLDTSIDRKSLFSVLLAEKGYGWAKDKIQEWSDKHGSNHKKGSDDFHTAEEYKYALSLFGKEAQPQCFYEMRPDWETHYKGLEPMFIEQEAPSLMDLSKVGRNDLCPCGSGKKYKKCCLNS, encoded by the coding sequence ATGGATAAGAAAAGTGCTTTCGAGATATTGGATAGCCAACGTTATGGTATTCCTTATGATGCCATTAGGTATCTGCAGAATTTGGAAAATGATACAGAGGTGTCACTTCAGATTATTGAGCGAATAAAGAGAGCTTATAATGAAGATGTGATCCTTGGTAATAGTTCGACGCAAACTTATCATGCAGCATTATGGTATGCTGTGGTAGCGGAGAAGCACCTCTCTTTGGAGTTGACTGAGTGGATTGCAAAGTTATACTCTACAGAGGCGATCCCTGATTGGGATATGCTAAATGAGCAGTTGCTGTATCTTGTTGGAGCCACGTCATCTCATTTCCAAGAGGCGGTAGATCGTTATTTGGATGCGATAAAGAAGGCATTGACTATTGAAGATCCTAAGCCTCCTTATATGTATCTATATGAGGCTGCTTTTTATATTACAACAGAGGAGCAACAGAAGAAGGTTTTGGCGCTGTTAGATACATCGATCGATAGAAAGTCTTTGTTCTCTGTGTTGTTGGCAGAAAAGGGCTACGGTTGGGCTAAAGATAAGATCCAAGAGTGGAGTGATAAGCATGGCTCTAACCATAAGAAGGGGAGTGATGACTTTCATACTGCTGAAGAGTATAAATATGCTTTATCGCTCTTTGGTAAAGAGGCTCAGCCTCAATGTTTCTATGAGATGCGACCAGATTGGGAGACTCATTATAAGGGATTGGAGCCTATGTTTATTGAGCAAGAAGCTCCTTCTTTGATGGACTTATCTAAAGTAGGTCGCAATGATCTTTGTCCATGCGGCTCGGGAAAGAAATATAAGAAGTGTTGTTTGAATAGTTAA
- a CDS encoding NmrA family NAD(P)-binding protein yields the protein MRENILITGSTGFFGRHLLSQCQEASCDKKNIIAGVRRENEAKVDTQISQFEVRPFDFFNTHTFEKALDGIQKLILIRPPALKNTKRYILPLIEVAKQKNIQHITFLSVTNTEKSKMIPHLSVEKYIIESGIPYTIIRSGFFMQNIQRLNGNEISLHQTITMTAGNGKVNFTDIRDVVDVAYRSLDDESLRNKELEITGSKCYNFYEVAEMISKKIGKTISYTKPSAIKFIREKVKEKFSIQLIIQMSAVCNRIKQGRAEFTSEDFIKYMHREPKTLEAYIQETF from the coding sequence GTGAGAGAAAATATATTAATCACCGGCAGTACTGGATTTTTCGGAAGACATCTTCTTTCGCAATGTCAGGAAGCATCTTGTGATAAAAAGAACATTATTGCGGGAGTTCGTAGAGAAAACGAAGCCAAAGTCGATACTCAAATAAGTCAATTTGAGGTCAGACCCTTTGACTTTTTTAATACACACACATTTGAAAAGGCACTTGATGGCATTCAAAAGCTTATACTGATTAGGCCACCAGCACTAAAAAACACAAAGAGATATATTCTACCTCTTATTGAAGTGGCCAAACAAAAGAACATTCAACACATTACGTTCCTTTCTGTAACCAACACAGAAAAGAGCAAAATGATACCACATCTTAGTGTTGAAAAATACATTATTGAATCAGGGATTCCTTATACAATCATTCGTTCTGGGTTTTTCATGCAAAACATCCAACGTCTGAATGGCAATGAGATATCTCTTCATCAGACCATCACAATGACGGCTGGTAATGGCAAAGTTAATTTCACAGATATTCGTGATGTTGTGGATGTTGCATACCGATCATTAGACGATGAGAGTCTACGCAATAAAGAGCTAGAGATTACTGGATCAAAGTGCTACAACTTCTATGAAGTGGCCGAAATGATCTCGAAGAAAATAGGTAAGACCATTAGCTACACCAAGCCATCTGCGATTAAATTCATCAGAGAAAAGGTCAAGGAGAAGTTCTCTATTCAACTGATCATTCAGATGAGCGCAGTGTGTAATCGGATCAAACAAGGAAGAGCTGAATTTACATCTGAAGACTTTATAAAATATATGCATCGCGAACCTAAAACACTCGAAGCATACATCCAAGAGACCTTCTAA
- a CDS encoding long-chain fatty acid--CoA ligase: MRKVSRVFDLVDRYKNEYSTKINALCIKDHGEWICRSSEDYYNLTHLLAYQLYQRGVRKGDRIGIISTNRPEWCLIDMAIGMIGAINVSVYTTLAEDEYAYIFNHAEIKMLFISDNKIHKRVKDIVPESAKDHIFCFTEVEGVPSWKTLFDQQKEPTQDQLDVVNKQKKLITEDDLATIIYTSGTTGKPKGVMLSHKNLVSNFVQHSHNHSLGSSAKIISFLPLCHIYERSILYHFQYKGMAIYFVDNIGKISAMIKEVKPHMFSTVPRLLERIYDGIVKKGNDLKGIQKRIFNWALNLGLKYDFNDKGSRFYRLSLYIANKIVFNKWRAALGGNLEIIISGGAALQPRITRVFGAAKIYALEGYGLSETSPVIAVNNIVTNELMVGTNGPILPGVEVSFAEDGEILCKGPSLMQGYYKEPELTKQVIDKDGWFHTGDIGTLINGIYLKITDRKKEIFKLSGGKYVAPQAIENLLKESTLIQELMVVGDRQKFASALIVPNMEEVHLLLGTTDEDEIAEKKVQQIIQKEVNQYNKRLGQHEQLKRIKVVFDQWSSTTGELSSTLKLKRNVILDKYKDKIEDIFSGQ, translated from the coding sequence ATGAGGAAAGTATCAAGAGTATTCGATCTTGTCGATCGATACAAAAATGAATATAGCACGAAAATCAATGCGCTGTGCATCAAAGATCATGGGGAGTGGATCTGTAGGTCATCAGAAGACTATTACAACCTGACCCACCTTCTTGCTTATCAACTCTATCAGAGAGGGGTAAGAAAAGGGGATCGTATCGGTATCATATCAACAAACAGACCTGAATGGTGTCTGATTGATATGGCTATCGGAATGATTGGTGCCATTAATGTTTCAGTCTATACAACTCTTGCAGAAGATGAATATGCATATATATTCAATCATGCGGAGATCAAGATGCTTTTTATCTCTGATAATAAAATACACAAAAGAGTAAAAGATATCGTCCCAGAATCAGCTAAGGACCATATCTTTTGCTTTACTGAAGTAGAAGGAGTTCCATCATGGAAGACTCTCTTTGATCAACAAAAAGAGCCTACACAAGATCAGTTAGATGTGGTTAACAAACAGAAGAAGTTAATTACAGAAGATGACCTTGCAACCATAATCTACACTTCAGGAACAACAGGAAAACCCAAAGGAGTGATGCTAAGTCATAAGAACTTAGTATCTAACTTTGTACAACATAGTCATAACCACAGCTTAGGGTCATCGGCAAAGATCATATCATTCCTCCCTCTATGTCATATCTATGAGAGAAGTATTCTTTACCACTTCCAATACAAAGGGATGGCAATATATTTCGTAGATAATATTGGAAAGATAAGTGCCATGATCAAGGAGGTGAAGCCGCATATGTTCAGCACAGTACCTCGTCTGCTCGAAAGAATTTACGATGGCATTGTCAAGAAAGGAAATGATCTTAAGGGGATACAGAAACGTATTTTTAACTGGGCGTTAAATCTAGGGTTAAAATACGACTTCAATGACAAAGGCTCTCGCTTTTATCGTCTTTCATTGTACATTGCTAATAAGATAGTATTTAATAAATGGAGAGCTGCACTTGGAGGAAACCTAGAGATAATTATTTCGGGAGGCGCTGCACTACAGCCAAGAATCACACGTGTATTTGGAGCAGCCAAAATCTATGCACTAGAGGGGTATGGTCTATCTGAAACATCTCCAGTAATTGCAGTCAACAACATTGTCACCAACGAGTTGATGGTTGGAACCAATGGCCCTATTCTTCCTGGTGTTGAAGTTTCGTTTGCAGAAGATGGCGAGATCCTATGCAAAGGGCCATCATTGATGCAAGGTTACTATAAAGAACCAGAACTAACCAAACAGGTTATTGACAAAGATGGGTGGTTTCATACTGGTGATATAGGGACACTGATCAATGGAATATATCTGAAGATAACCGATAGAAAGAAAGAGATATTTAAACTCTCAGGAGGTAAATATGTAGCCCCTCAAGCCATCGAGAATCTTCTCAAAGAGAGTACACTGATTCAAGAGCTGATGGTGGTAGGTGACAGACAAAAATTCGCAAGTGCACTGATCGTTCCGAACATGGAAGAGGTGCATCTTCTTCTTGGAACAACAGATGAAGACGAAATTGCTGAGAAAAAAGTACAACAAATCATACAAAAAGAGGTTAATCAATATAATAAACGTTTAGGGCAACATGAACAACTTAAACGTATCAAAGTGGTATTTGATCAGTGGAGTTCAACAACAGGAGAACTCTCATCAACACTAAAGTTGAAAAGAAACGTTATATTAGATAAATATAAAGACAAAATAGAAGATATCTTTAGTGGACAATAA
- a CDS encoding long-chain fatty acid--CoA ligase: MQKVTRTFDILDRLKNDFPEKKMLTGKKGKEWVSYTTSEYIQKVDALSASLIDLGVNKGDKVVTIVNNRPEWNILDMALAQVGAVHVPLYPNLNEDEYLFLLNHSECSMLIVGNKMLYSRIKKILPNTNQEIPNLFSLDEMEGIESINTLFEKGETLLPQMREKIQSIKDSIHPDDMFTIIYTSGTTGAAKGVMVPHRAMVTNAINSSNCQPLTDQHKTMSFLPLNHVYERMLNYHMQYKGIEICYAQNIGTVIKDLQEVKADIFTTVPRFLEKVYDGIMTKRKHLTGIKAKIFDWAITVGEVYDYDKLKSPIYKLKLGIAQKLVFSKWQEALGGNVKVIISGGAALQPRLARIFSAVGISIQEGYGLSETGPVIAVNKYELEDRMIGTVGPVLEGVSCKIAEDGEILCKGPNLMLGYYKDPEYTAEVVDKDGWFHTGDIGILVDDKFLKITDRKKSIFKLSSGKYIAPQMLENKLKESIFIEQLMIVGEKQKYVGAVVSPNFEELTSWAKENNLTFDGKDELIRLPEVIKFITKEIRKFNKTLSPHEHIKKTVLVADEWNTTTNELSATLKLKRDIVAKKYEKEIESMF, encoded by the coding sequence ATGCAAAAAGTAACACGTACATTCGACATTCTCGATAGGCTAAAAAATGACTTCCCTGAGAAGAAGATGCTTACTGGGAAAAAAGGAAAAGAATGGGTTAGCTACACCACTAGCGAATATATCCAAAAAGTAGATGCACTTAGTGCATCACTTATCGACTTAGGAGTAAATAAAGGTGACAAAGTTGTTACAATAGTAAACAATAGACCTGAATGGAACATCCTAGACATGGCTCTTGCACAAGTTGGTGCAGTTCATGTTCCACTCTACCCAAACCTTAATGAAGATGAATACCTCTTCTTATTAAATCACTCTGAATGTAGCATGCTTATTGTTGGCAATAAAATGCTCTACAGTCGCATTAAAAAGATTTTACCTAATACAAATCAAGAGATTCCAAATCTATTCTCTCTCGATGAGATGGAAGGAATAGAGAGTATAAATACTCTTTTCGAAAAAGGAGAGACACTTCTTCCTCAGATGAGAGAGAAAATCCAATCCATAAAAGACAGCATTCATCCTGACGATATGTTCACCATTATCTATACATCAGGAACAACGGGTGCAGCTAAAGGGGTAATGGTTCCACACCGTGCGATGGTAACAAATGCAATTAATAGTTCTAATTGTCAGCCATTAACAGACCAGCATAAGACCATGTCTTTCTTGCCTCTAAACCACGTGTATGAACGTATGCTCAACTACCATATGCAGTACAAAGGGATAGAAATTTGTTATGCTCAAAATATTGGTACTGTCATTAAAGACTTACAAGAGGTAAAGGCAGATATTTTCACCACGGTTCCACGTTTCTTAGAGAAAGTATACGATGGTATCATGACCAAAAGAAAGCACCTTACAGGCATCAAAGCAAAGATATTTGACTGGGCCATCACTGTAGGTGAAGTATATGACTACGACAAACTAAAGAGTCCTATTTATAAGCTCAAGTTAGGTATTGCACAGAAACTAGTTTTCTCTAAATGGCAAGAAGCACTCGGTGGCAATGTAAAAGTCATTATTTCTGGAGGAGCAGCACTACAACCAAGACTAGCTCGAATATTCTCGGCAGTAGGTATCAGCATCCAAGAGGGTTATGGTCTATCAGAGACAGGACCCGTAATCGCTGTAAATAAATATGAATTGGAAGACCGAATGATTGGGACAGTAGGTCCTGTTCTTGAGGGGGTATCCTGCAAAATAGCGGAAGATGGTGAGATTCTTTGTAAAGGTCCCAATCTAATGCTAGGTTACTACAAAGACCCAGAATATACAGCGGAGGTAGTTGATAAAGATGGATGGTTCCACACAGGAGATATTGGTATTCTTGTTGATGATAAATTTCTTAAGATTACCGATCGAAAGAAATCAATATTCAAACTATCATCAGGAAAATACATTGCGCCTCAAATGTTAGAGAACAAACTTAAAGAGTCTATCTTCATCGAACAGTTAATGATTGTTGGAGAGAAACAGAAGTATGTAGGAGCTGTAGTCTCACCTAATTTCGAAGAACTAACGAGTTGGGCAAAAGAGAACAACCTTACTTTTGATGGGAAAGATGAACTAATTCGCCTACCTGAGGTTATTAAATTTATAACCAAAGAGATTCGTAAGTTCAATAAGACACTTAGCCCGCATGAGCATATCAAGAAAACAGTGCTTGTTGCTGACGAGTGGAACACAACCACCAACGAACTATCTGCAACCTTAAAGTTAAAGAGAGATATCGTTGCGAAGAAATACGAAAAGGAGATAGAGAGTATGTTTTAA